Proteins encoded in a region of the Anguilla anguilla isolate fAngAng1 chromosome 10, fAngAng1.pri, whole genome shotgun sequence genome:
- the LOC118206296 gene encoding zinc finger BED domain-containing protein 1-like — MLASASPQVVANSPALLLVKLPKFDNQQSAITPYEKKSKRYKEITSAITYCIAKDMMPISTVEKQGFKKLMSVIDAKYALPGRKYYSKKSLPQLYAECRGKLEEQLRNVTHFTTTTDMWSSRTSEPYMSLTIHYVDKEWNLQSRCLQTAYSLDDHTAEIIAQGLVEALASWGLSEDRQVCITTDSGANIVKAVSLNNWTRLQCFGHRLHRAIERSGRDKRIERAVGICKRVVSAFSFSWKKRDLAAAKRGAQTHKMVIESPTRWGSRQKMVERVLEQEKAIAQVLSADKKTSIWFPRGRILLFLSHSTRH; from the exons ATGCTAGCGTCAGCCTCCCCTCAAGTAGTAGCCAACAGCCCAGCCCTACTGCTAGTCAAACTTCCGAAGTTCGACAACCAACAATCAGCCATTACCCCATATGAAAAGAAATCAAAGCGATACAAAGAAATAACCAGCGCAATTACGTACTGTATCGCTAAAGATATGATGCCTATAAGCACGGTTGAAAAACAGGGCTTCAAGAAGCTAATGAGTGTCATAGATGCTAAGTACGCACTGCCTGGGCGAAAATATTATTCCAAAAAATCACTCCCTCAGCTGTATGCAGAGTGTAGGGGAAAGTTGGAAGAGCAGCTCAGAAATGTCACTCACTTCACTACCACCACTGATATGTGGTCTAGTCGCACGTCCGAACCATACATGAGTCTCACAATACACTACGTCGACAAGGAATGGAATCTTCAAAGCAGATGCCTTCAAACAGCATATTCTCTAGACGATCACACCGCGGAGATAATTGCCCAGGGGCTTGTGGAAGCACTCGCGTCATGGGGACTCAGCGAGGACCGCCAGGTGTGCATTACAACTGACAGTGGTGCAAACATAGTGAAGGCTGTTTCATTAAACAATTGGACACGACTGCAGTGTTTTGGCCACCGGCTCCATCGAGCCATTG AGAGAAGTGGTAGAGACAAGAGGATTGAAAGAGCAGTTGGAATATGTAAAAGAGTGGTTAGTGCCTTCTCCTTCTCTTGGAAGAAGAGAGACCTGGCAGCAGCAAAAAGAGGAGCTCAAACTCACAAGATGGTCATAGAGTCGCCTACAAGATGGGGGTCACGTCAAAAGATGGTAGAGAGAGTGCTGGAACAAGAGAAGGCCATCGCACAGGTCTTGTCAGCTGACAAAAAGACCAGCATTTGGTTCCCACGTGGCAGGATATTGTTGTTCTTGAGTCATTCCACAAGGCACTGA